GGGGCCTGTCAGGTCTCGGCCTATCGCTGGGCGGATTTGCCTACCCAGCAGCCTACACCCTTCGAGCCACTATTCCATCAGTGACCCCGGCTAGCCCTAAGCGTCCCTCCTTCGCCTTGTAGTAAGTAGGTATCGGAATATTAACCGATTTCCCATCGCCTACCCCTCTCGGACTCGGCTTAGGACCCGACTAACCCTACGTTGACGAGCATCGCGTAGGAAACCTTGGGCTTTCGGCGAAGTGGATTCTCACCACTTTTATCGCTACTCATGCCTGCATGCTCACTTCCAGCCGCTCCACTGCTCCTCACCGGTACAGCTTCATCGCTGACTGGAACGCTCTGCTACCGCGCATACACCAGTATGCACCTGCGACTTCGGTGTGTGACTTAGCCCCGTTATATTTTCCGCGCAGGGCCGCTAGACCAGTGAGCTGTTACGCTTTCTTTAAAGGATGGCTGCTTCTAAGCCAACCTCCTGGTTGTCTAAGCAGCCCCACATCGTTTTCCACTTAGTCACAACTTTGGGACCTTAGTCGGCAGTCTGGGTTGTTCCCCTCTCGACATAGGATTTTATCACCCTACGCCTGACTCCCAGGATTCCACACTAGGTATTCGGAGTTTGACAGGGTTTGGTACCCCTGTGTGGGGCCCTAGCCCTATCAGTGCTCTACCCCCTAGTGCTACGTCCTGAGGCTATACCTAAATATATTTCGCAGAGAACCAGCTATCACCGAGTTTGTTTGGCCTTTCACCCCTATCCACAGCTCATCCAAGGAGTTTTCAACCTCCACTGGTTCGGCCCTCCATGGGGTCTTACCCCCACTTCAGCCTGGCCATGGATAGATCACCCGGCTTCGGGTCTGCAGCCAGTGACTATTGCGCCCTGTTCAGACTCGCTTTCGCTACGGCTTCGCGTGTGCTTAACCTCGCCACTGACCACAACTCGCAGGCTCATTATGCAAAAGGCAGTCCGTCACCCTGTTCCGAAGAACATAGGGCTCCGAATGATTGTAGGCATACGGTTTCAGGTTCTATTTCACTCCCCTCACTGGGGTTCTTTTCACCTTTCCCTCACGGTACTTGTGCACTATCGGTGTGATGGTAGTATTTAGCCTTGGAGGGTGGTCCCCCCGTCTTCAGTCAGGATAACACGTGTCCCGACCTACTCGCAAGGTCTCTGCCTAGTCCCACCTACACTATTTCGCCTACGGGACTGTCACCCTCTATGGTGTGCCTTTCCAGACACTTCAGCTATAATGTAGGCTACACAGAGACGGGCTACTCCCCGTTCGCTCGCCGCTACTAGGAGAATCTCGGTTGATTTCTTTTCCTCTGGGTACTGAGATGTTTCACTTCCCCAGGTTCGCCCCGGCATAAGCCGGTGACCAGTGTCTCCACTGGCCGGGTTGCCCCATTCGGAAATCCCCGGATCAACGCTTCTTGGCAGCTCCCCGAGGCTTTTCGCAGCCTAGCACGTCCTTCATCGCCTCCATCACCCTAGGCATCCACCGTACGCCCTTTGTAGCTTACACCTACTTCTAAAGCGCACCGCCGCCTTACTCAACTACCTCAGTCAAGTAAAACAGCTTGCCTATTGTATTTACCTCTTTTACTACGAACAATGAGTTGTCAAATATCTCTTAGACTTAAAGTCTAAAATAAACCCTAAATACCTTTAGAGCTTATTTTAAACTTCACCCAAATCTGGTGGAGTCTACCGGGATCGAACCGGTGACCTCCTGCGTGCAAGGCAGGCGCTCTCCCAGCTGAGCTAAGACCCCATCTTGTGTTTAGTTGTAAATTGTTTAGATTTTTCAGCGTAGCGTACAACTGAGTACGTGAGCTGGAAAATCTAGGCAAGATTCAACTAAACTGGTGGGCCTGAGAGGACTTGAACCTCTGACCTCACCCTTATCAGGGGTGCGCTCTAACCACCTGAGCTACAGGCCCATTATTAAAGCTCGCCCCTGATAAGGGCTCCTTAGCTCTTCTCTCCACCTTCTCTTTCAAAGAACTCCCGATCTCTCACAACTAGACAGAAATGAAGAGCCCCCTAAGCCAATGAGTGTGAGACTCACTGGCTTCCATCCAAAGAAATGAATCTTTGGATCATCACTCTAGAAAGGAGGTGATCCAACCGCAGGTTCTCCTACGGTTACCTTGTTACGACTTCACCCCAGTCGCTGAGCCCACCGTCGACGAGGGTCCTCCCTTACGGGTCGGTCCCCCGGCTTCGGGTGAGCTCAACTCCCATGGTGTGACGGGCGGTGAGTACAAGACCCGGGAACGTATTCACCGCGGCATGGCTGATCCGCGATTACTAGCGATTCCGACTTCATGCAGTCGAGTTGCAGACTGCAATCCGAACTGGGACGCGCTTTAGAGATTTGCTCCACCTCGCAGTATCGCATCTCTCTGTACGCGCCATTGTAGCACGTGTGTCGCCCTGGGCATAAGGGCCATGATGACTTGACGTCATCCTCACCTTCCTCCCGGTTACCCGGGCAGTCTCCTTAGAGTGCCCACCCTAAGTGCTGGCAACTAAGGACGAGGGTTGCGCTCGTTGCGGGACTTAACCCAACATCTCACGACACGAGCTGACGACAGCCGTGCAGCACCTGTCACCGAGTTCCTCCAAAAGGAGGCACCCCTCTATCTCTAGAGGGTTCTCGGGATGTCAAGCCCAGGTAAGGTTCTTCGCGTATCTTCGAATTAAACCACATGCTCCACCGCTTGTGCGGGTCCCCGTCTATTCCTTTGAGTTTTAGCCTTGCGGCCGTACTCCCCAGGCGGGATGCTTAATGCGTTAGCTGCATCACTGCAGTGACTAGCACCACAACGACTAGCATCCATCGTTTAGGGCGTGGACTACCAGGGTATCTAATCCTGTTTGCTCCCCACGCTTTCGCGCCTCAGCGTCAGTACCGTTCCAGCAGATCGCCTTCGCAATGGGTATTCCTGGTGATCTCTACGGATTTTACCCCTACACCACCAATTCCATCTGCCTCTCCCGGACTCTAGCCTGGCAGTTTTGGACGCAGTTCCACGGTTGAGCCGTGGGCTTTCACATCCAACTTACCAAGCCGCCTACGCGCCCTTTACGCCCAGTGATTCCGAGTAACGCTTGCACCCTCCGTATTACCGCGGCTGCTGGCACGGAGTTAGCCGGTGCTTATTCGCAGGGTACCGTCATTATCTTCCCCTGCAAAAGGAGTTTACACCCCGAAGGGCGTCATCCTCCACGCGGCGTTGCTGCGTCAGGGTTGCCCCCATTGCGCAATATTCCCCACTGCTGCCTCCCGTAGGAGTCTGGACCGTGTCTCAGTTCCAGTGTGGCTGATCATCCTCTCAGACCAGCTACCCGTCATTGCCTTGGTAGGCCGTTACCCCACCAACTAGCTGATAGGCCGCAGCCCCATCCCATAGCGCTACATAACGCTTTCCACAACCTGACTTGTGCCAAGAAGGAGTATAGGGTATTAGCAGCCCTTTCGGGCTGTTATCCCCCGCTATGGGGCAGGTTAGCTACGTGTTACTCACCCGTGCGCCGCTTAGCTGACACTCAAATCTCCCCGAAGGGATCATTGAGCCGTTCTCGCTCGACTTGCATGTGTTAGGCACGCCGCCAGCGTTCACTCTGAGCCAGGATCAAACTCTCCATAAAAATATCTTTATGAAGTTCCAAATCCTTATTTAAAACTCAAAGGACTCTTCATTCTGTCTAGTTGTCAAAGATCAAATTCCCTAAAGAACTCTCTAACCCATCTTCACTCAAGATGAGCTATTTGAACTCTTTCCCTCGCTCCCCGCGTTTCGAGGACTGAAATTATGCCAAAATCTCTCCGGCCTGTCAAGGGGGCTAAAGAACCCTCAACCACTCTCCCGTGAACCACTCGCCCACTCTTCCGTGATTGAGGCCGAAATTATATGAAGTTTCTTCCCTGTTGTCAAGGGTGGTGGCTTCTAATGTATTGCAGATATCAAAACTTTTTATGTATACTAACCGTGATAAATCATTAAGGAGGGGAGATGGATCATTTCAATAAGAATGTTCACTCTATAACGAAAGTTGCAAACGAAGTTCGAACTTCCGCTGCTAGTAATGAACAATCAAAACAACTCGATATCGCTACCTTTATCAAAAAGACATATCAGCTATTTGCTGCTAGCTTGATGGCTGCAACGACAGGAGCGTATATCGGTATGCAGATGGCACCTTCTATTGCCACATGGTACTGGGGGCTTGTCATATTAGAGTTCATCATGCTCTTTGGTGTCTATTTGACGAAGTCAAAACCGGGCTTAAATCTTTTCATGCTTTTTGGTTTCACGTTTATGACAGGACTTACCTTAACACCTTTGCTCAGCGCTGTGTTAGCACTTCCGGCTGGAGCAAATATCTTAACAAACGCACTTCTGTTAACGGCAGTTGCTTTTGGAGGATTAAGTCTTTTTGCTATTAATACTACAAAAGATTTCACATCATTGGGTAAATTTCTATTTATTGCATTGATCATCATGATTGTTGCCGGTCTTATCAATATCTTTCTTGGAAGTCCTCTTTTACAGACACTTCTGGCAGCTGCAGGAGCTATCATCTTTAGTATTTTCATTCTTTTTGATACACAAAATATCATCCGAGGCAATTTTGCCACTCCAGTAGAAGCTGCAATCGCACTCTATCTTGATGTTTTGAACCTTTTCATCTCGTTACTACAAATTCTTGGGATTTTTGGCAGTGATGAATAACAACTCCTTAGAGCCGAAACTTTTTCGGCTCATTGATGCAAATCTCAATAGACTAAAAGAGGGTATCCGTGTTGTGGAAGATATCCAAAGGTATATATTTGAGAATAAAAATATCGCTTCACAACTCAAAAATCTTCGCCACCAAGCCACTTATGATGATGAAAGACTTTTACAATATAGAGATATCAAAGGAGATGTTTTAAAAGAGTCTATACCCAGTGAAGAACAAAGAAGTAATATTCAAGCTCTGCTACAAGCAAATATAAAAAGAGCTCAAGAAGCCGCAAGAGTTCTAGAAGAGTGCTTTAAACTGCTTGACGCAAAACAATCACAAAGATTCAAAACGATCCGTTATGAACTCTATGATATAGAAAAGAAACTTTAATCTTCAAAAAAGATTTCAGTAGTTTGGTTAATATCAAAAGTGGTTTCAGAAGTTTTGTTGGTCTCCAGCTCTTTTACTTCTACTCTCCATTTTCCTGGCACTCTTCCCGGTAAAAATCGATAATCATAGACAGAACCATAATATGGCGGAACCTTGAATATTCGAACTCTATCATCTTTACCATTTGGCGAAATCCAATGAAATCGAACAGTTAAACCTTTGGCATTGTCCGATCTGTTGATCAAATAGGCACAGGTGATTCGCTCTCCCTCTTGGTCACATATCACTTTGGCCCAAAGCATCAAAGGAATTAATACAACGATCAATCGACCCATAAAAACACCACTTCAAATTCAAGATAAGAATGAGGATACTCTCGAAAAAGTCTTTTCAACTCGCCTATAGAAGCCATCTTTTTTCCTGCACTTACTCCACTTCTTTTAATATAGGTAAACATCTCTTTGGACGAAGAGAAAAAGAGTCTATACACCCTTTTCTCATAGTTTAGCATAAAAAAGTTTCGTGCTTGTTGCAAAATCTCATCTTCAGTGTATATAGGTGATTCGATTCCCAGCATAGAATGAATCGTTTTGAAGGTATTGCTGGTAAAAAGTGCTAAAGAAAGAGGTATTTGCAACTGACTCAGCCTATAAAAAAGAGTGGGCAGATCTTTGCTCCACTGGAGTGAAGAGGAAGCAAATATTTGATCAATATCTAGTCGCTTGATCCTTTCAAAACACGCTTTCGTGTCAAAATCGCATATGATTTTTTCTACCTTCTCTTCTGGGTGTAGTGCAAGCATATTGGATGAGAGATCACATGCGTACAACTTTTCAAATTCCCAAAAAATAGACCTGTACACCTCTCCGCTGCCAGCACCTAAATCAGCAATCTTTTTTCCTTGATATTTAGAGTTTTTGACAAGATGCTTTGCCACTTTTGATTGTATGATTTTATACTGCTGATAATCCGAAGCGAAACGATTGAACTCTTTGATATGGTGCAAAAATCTTTACCTTGTTTTTAAACTTTTTGGGTATAATTGGGCTAAAAATAGAAAAGGAAACTTGATGATAAAAGTTCTTTTTATCCTTCAAATCGTTCTTGCCATCATTCTAACCATCGTTATTTTACTACAAAAAAGCTCTTCTATCGGTCTAGGAGCATACAGCGGAAGCAATGAATCTGTCTTTGGCGCAAAAGGACCACAAGGATTTTTGGCACGACTGACTTTCTTTTTGGCAACCGTTTTTGTCTTCAATACTATTTTGCTCGGATACTTGTACAATAAAAATTATACAAAATCGGTGGTAGATACGATCAAAGTACAAAAAACGGTACCTATACCTACTGTCCCAACACCTATAACAGAACAAAAATCGAATGTTCCAGAGGCTCCTGCGGCGAAGTAGCGCCGCATTTTTGCTTGTTTGTTCTCTCCTTTTTTCGGATGCCCATATTTTCGTTTATCACCGTTTTGGCGATCCAAGGTATCCTTCCACAAACACATCTCTTGCAGAACTTGAAGCGCAATTTACCTATTTCAAACAACACCACTACAAAGTCGTTTCTCTCTCTACACTGGTACAAGCACTTCAAAACAAAAAAGAGATTCCTTCAAACTGGGTTATACTGACAATCGATGATGGATTTAAAAGTTTTTTAAATGCACTCCCTCTTTTTCTTAAGTTCCACTATCCTTTTACCCTCTTTTTGGCAACCAAACCGATAGAAAACCGCTATCCAGACTATCTAAGCTGGAAGGATCTCAAAAAAATAGCTCAATATGGAGAAATCGCTTTTCATTCCCATACGCACCCTCATCTTGTGGATTTAAGTAACCAAGAGATCCGTAACGATACCAAAAAGGGATTGGAGCTTTTTATAAAAAGGCTTGGATATATTCCAAAATATTATGCCTATCCATATGGCGAATATAATGAACGTGTAAAAAGAGTGATCAAGTCCTTCGGATTTACAGCCATTTGCAACCAAAACACAGGAGCAATTTCTAAAAAGAGCGATATATATGATTTAGACAGGATCGCTCTTGTAGGAAAAGTCTCACTTCCCAAACAACTTTCCATCACACACCTGGATGCTGTGTGGTTTGAACCAAAAAGATATCCGAAAGATGGTATTTTACAAAAAGTAAAAATACAAATAGATCCGATATATAAACACGCTTTTCTTTATGTGACAGGATATGGATGGCAAAAAGTTACTGTAAACGACGGTTTTATTGATCAAAAACTGCACCTACCACTAACAAAAAAGCGTATTAGAGTGATAATAAAGGTAAAAAATAGTAAAATTAGTACAAAAATTTTGGTGAGGAGCCGATATGGAACTGAATGAGATCTATGAATATGCGCGTGATCATATGCAAAAGAGTTTGGATGTTTTGAAAAAAGATTTCAATACTCTTCGAACCGGTCGGGTGACAACAGCAGTTGTTGAAAATATCAAAGTGGACTATTATGGAGCACCAACGCCACTGAATCAGGCGGCTAGCGTCGTTGCAGCTGATGCAACAACGATCGTTATCTCTCCATGGGACAAATCACTGCTTGGAGAAATAGAAAGAGCTATTCAAGAAGCAAATATCGGTGTCAATCCAAACAATGACGGTGATCAGATCAAGCTCTTTTTTCCCCCAATGACAGTGGAGCAAAGAGAAGCGGAAGCGAAAAAAGCAAAACAGTTTGGTGAAAAAGCAAAAATCGCCATCCGAAATGTTCGACGCGATGCAAATGACAAGATCAAAAAACTCTTTAAAGATAAAGCGATCACAGAAGATGAAGAGAAACGAGGACTCGAAGAGGTCCAAAAAATTACCGATGAGTTTATCAAAAAAGTGGACGATTTAGTCAAACAAAAAGAGCAAGAGATTATGAAGGTGTAACTAAGACCAGCCGTAGGCTGAGCAAACAAACTGCTTTGCTTGCGTGTCTTAGTGGAAAGCTGTGAATATATGTGAGTCCTAAAATCAAG
The Nitratiruptor sp. SB155-2 genome window above contains:
- the frr gene encoding ribosome recycling factor, yielding MELNEIYEYARDHMQKSLDVLKKDFNTLRTGRVTTAVVENIKVDYYGAPTPLNQAASVVAADATTIVISPWDKSLLGEIERAIQEANIGVNPNNDGDQIKLFFPPMTVEQREAEAKKAKQFGEKAKIAIRNVRRDANDKIKKLFKDKAITEDEEKRGLEEVQKITDEFIKKVDDLVKQKEQEIMKV
- the secG gene encoding preprotein translocase subunit SecG codes for the protein MIKVLFILQIVLAIILTIVILLQKSSSIGLGAYSGSNESVFGAKGPQGFLARLTFFLATVFVFNTILLGYLYNKNYTKSVVDTIKVQKTVPIPTVPTPITEQKSNVPEAPAAK
- a CDS encoding Bax inhibitor-1/YccA family protein encodes the protein MDHFNKNVHSITKVANEVRTSAASNEQSKQLDIATFIKKTYQLFAASLMAATTGAYIGMQMAPSIATWYWGLVILEFIMLFGVYLTKSKPGLNLFMLFGFTFMTGLTLTPLLSAVLALPAGANILTNALLLTAVAFGGLSLFAINTTKDFTSLGKFLFIALIIMIVAGLINIFLGSPLLQTLLAAAGAIIFSIFILFDTQNIIRGNFATPVEAAIALYLDVLNLFISLLQILGIFGSDE
- a CDS encoding polysaccharide deacetylase family protein, whose protein sequence is MFQRLLRRSSAAFLLVCSLLFSDAHIFVYHRFGDPRYPSTNTSLAELEAQFTYFKQHHYKVVSLSTLVQALQNKKEIPSNWVILTIDDGFKSFLNALPLFLKFHYPFTLFLATKPIENRYPDYLSWKDLKKIAQYGEIAFHSHTHPHLVDLSNQEIRNDTKKGLELFIKRLGYIPKYYAYPYGEYNERVKRVIKSFGFTAICNQNTGAISKKSDIYDLDRIALVGKVSLPKQLSITHLDAVWFEPKRYPKDGILQKVKIQIDPIYKHAFLYVTGYGWQKVTVNDGFIDQKLHLPLTKKRIRVIIKVKNSKISTKILVRSRYGTE
- a CDS encoding class I SAM-dependent methyltransferase; this translates as MHHIKEFNRFASDYQQYKIIQSKVAKHLVKNSKYQGKKIADLGAGSGEVYRSIFWEFEKLYACDLSSNMLALHPEEKVEKIICDFDTKACFERIKRLDIDQIFASSSLQWSKDLPTLFYRLSQLQIPLSLALFTSNTFKTIHSMLGIESPIYTEDEILQQARNFFMLNYEKRVYRLFFSSSKEMFTYIKRSGVSAGKKMASIGELKRLFREYPHSYLEFEVVFLWVD